The following proteins come from a genomic window of Primulina eburnea isolate SZY01 unplaced genomic scaffold, ASM2296580v1 ctg1459_ERROPOS7100000, whole genome shotgun sequence:
- the LOC140820800 gene encoding uncharacterized protein isoform X2 has translation MATSAFKSTTKRTPIRGSSSSEDSSCASRSLRRSRSLSQFSRPVHPECDTEQPVLDYNKTGPRGKFVNTVRGSATFPEISLDDLALEFFGSRTENERDGGVVRERKEREGRSVGRWASDTVSSRRRGRSVSRSRWDSISNSSAFEGNKVVSSSDAGSRRRRSLSVARHQISDSETEVDYTPSSRKHSNMKAPADGNNQMHLSSSNRRLGRSRSHKDLSLSHDGYSSQSSVLTDDESKDTHFGRNRTEKIIRAVYAQKKAEHPTKDVPNGLYEAMRKELRHAVQEIRTELNQAMGRNQVALIGDSLQSDNSERLPDLSVIRKKYATKFEQLEKRKQNSSPEILFEEQRGRDAHKIVKELSVTRSSAVEEQHSQARKRSSDRNCMSKRLSEEAERYFEGFTSNVDTDISSLDGEQSDGSSTLGGKDRGTAINRNGPYSTVSSISSPIIIDDVSLPWLLWETSHDASLTGKNKAQTPVTPKILNLDSEKDVVSNDTGSHSASSQGSWSPGRLSGSLTNKRGDKGKTRKVGDTPFDMTEYHKLPNNEEVLFEMYRQQNRINSGCLFICSTQLL, from the exons ATGGCGACTTCGGCGTTCAAATCAACGACCAAGAGAACCCCAATAAGAGGTAGCTCCAGCTCCGAAGACTCCAGCTGCGCTAGCCGCTCTCTCCGCCGTTCCCGGAGTCTCAGCCAATTTTCCCGGCCGGTCCATCCGGAGTGTGATACTGAACAGCCCGTGCTTGATTATAACAAGACCGGGCCGAGGGGGAAGTTCGTCAACACTGTGAGGGGATCGGCGACGTTCCCGGAGATCAGCTTAGATGATCTCGCGCTTGAGTTCTTCGGTTCGAGGACTGAAAATGAGAGAGATGGAGGGGTGGTGAGGGAGAGAAAGGAGAGGGAGGGCCGTTCAGTTGGACGATGGGCGAGTGATACGGTGTCATCCAGAAGAAGGGGGCGTTCGGTATCCAGGAGCCGTTGGGATAGTATTTCGAATAGCTCTGCTTTCGAGGGGAACAAAGTTGTTTCTTCCTCCGATGCTGGTTCGCGTCGTCGGAGGTCTTTGTCTGTGGCTCGCCATCAGATTAGCGATTCAGAG ACTGAGGTTGATTATACTCCGAGTTCAAGAAAACATTCTAATATGAAGGCTCCAGCTGATGGGAACAACCAAATGCATTTAAGTTCAAGCAACAGGCGACTTGGAAGATCTCGGAGCCACAAAGATCTTTCTCTATCACACGATGGTTACTCT AGTCAATCTTCTGTCCTCACTGATGATGAATCAAAAGACACTCATTTTGGGAGAAACAGAACTGAGAAGATAATCCGTGCAGTTTATGCTCAGAAGAAG GCTGAGCACCCTACAAAGGATGTTCCAAATGGACTATATGAGGCAATGCGAAAAGAACTTAGACATGCTGTTCAAGAAATCCGAACAGAACTAAATCAA GCAATGGGAAGAAATCAAGTGGCTTTAATTGGTGACTCTTTACAATCAGACAATTCCGAGAGACTTCCAGATTTGTCTGTTATCAGAAAAAAATACGCCACGAAATTTGAGCAG TTGGAAAAACGTAAACAGAATTCTTCGCCTGAAATCTTGTTTGAGGAGCAACGAGGTCGAGATGCCCATAAGATAGTCAAAGAACTTTCTGTTACAAGGAGTTCAGCTGTAGAAGAGCAGCATTCACAAGCCAGAAAG AGAAGTAGCGACAGAAATTGTATGTCAAAACGATTAAGCGAGGAAGCAGAAAGATATTTCGAGGGCTTCACTTCTAATGTCGATACAGACATATCTTCGCTGGATGGAGAACAAAGCGACGGAAGTTCGACTTTAGGAGGGAAGGACAGAGGCACTGCAATAAATAGGAATGGACCTTACAGTACCGTATCATCTATTTCTAGTCCTATTATAATTGATGATGTTAGTTTGCCTTGGTTGCTGTGGGAAACCAGTCACGATGCTTCTCTTACAGGCAAGAACAAGGCACAGACTCCTGTTACTCCAAAAATTCTGAATTTGGATTCAGAAAAG GACGTTGTCTCAAATGATACAGGTAGTCATTCTGCTAGCAGTCAAGGAAGCTGGAGCCCAGGTCGTCTTTCCGGTAGCCTGACGAATAAAAGAGGCGACAAAGGCAAAACTAGAAAAGTCGGTGACACGCCCTTTGATATGACGGAGTATCATAAACTTCCCAATAATGAAGAAGTTCTGTTTGAAATGTATAGGCAGCAAAATAGAATCAACTCTGGTTGTCTATTTATTTGTTCTACTCAACTTCTGTAA
- the LOC140820800 gene encoding uncharacterized protein isoform X4 yields the protein MATSAFKSTTKRTPIRGSSSSEDSSCASRSLRRSRSLSQFSRPVHPECDTEQPVLDYNKTGPRGKFVNTVRGSATFPEISLDDLALEFFGSRTENERDGGVVRERKEREGRSVGRWASDTVSSRRRGRSVSRSRWDSISNSSAFEGNKVVSSSDAGSRRRRSLSVARHQISDSETEVDYTPSSRKHSNMKAPADGNNQMHLSSSNRRLGRSRSHKDLSLSHDGYSICQSQSSVLTDDESKDTHFGRNRTEKIIRAVYAQKKAEHPTKDVPNGLYEAMRKELRHAVQEIRTELNQAMGRNQVALIGDSLQSDNSERLPDLSVIRKKYATKFEQEQRGRDAHKIVKELSVTRSSAVEEQHSQARKRSSDRNCMSKRLSEEAERYFEGFTSNVDTDISSLDGEQSDGSSTLGGKDRGTAINRNGPYSTVSSISSPIIIDDVSLPWLLWETSHDASLTGKNKAQTPVTPKILNLDSEKDVVSNDTGSHSASSQGSWSPGRLSGSLTNKRGDKGKTRKVGDTPFDMTEYHKLPNNEEVLFEMYRQQNRINSGCLFICSTQLL from the exons ATGGCGACTTCGGCGTTCAAATCAACGACCAAGAGAACCCCAATAAGAGGTAGCTCCAGCTCCGAAGACTCCAGCTGCGCTAGCCGCTCTCTCCGCCGTTCCCGGAGTCTCAGCCAATTTTCCCGGCCGGTCCATCCGGAGTGTGATACTGAACAGCCCGTGCTTGATTATAACAAGACCGGGCCGAGGGGGAAGTTCGTCAACACTGTGAGGGGATCGGCGACGTTCCCGGAGATCAGCTTAGATGATCTCGCGCTTGAGTTCTTCGGTTCGAGGACTGAAAATGAGAGAGATGGAGGGGTGGTGAGGGAGAGAAAGGAGAGGGAGGGCCGTTCAGTTGGACGATGGGCGAGTGATACGGTGTCATCCAGAAGAAGGGGGCGTTCGGTATCCAGGAGCCGTTGGGATAGTATTTCGAATAGCTCTGCTTTCGAGGGGAACAAAGTTGTTTCTTCCTCCGATGCTGGTTCGCGTCGTCGGAGGTCTTTGTCTGTGGCTCGCCATCAGATTAGCGATTCAGAG ACTGAGGTTGATTATACTCCGAGTTCAAGAAAACATTCTAATATGAAGGCTCCAGCTGATGGGAACAACCAAATGCATTTAAGTTCAAGCAACAGGCGACTTGGAAGATCTCGGAGCCACAAAGATCTTTCTCTATCACACGATGGTTACTCT ATCTGTCAGAGTCAATCTTCTGTCCTCACTGATGATGAATCAAAAGACACTCATTTTGGGAGAAACAGAACTGAGAAGATAATCCGTGCAGTTTATGCTCAGAAGAAG GCTGAGCACCCTACAAAGGATGTTCCAAATGGACTATATGAGGCAATGCGAAAAGAACTTAGACATGCTGTTCAAGAAATCCGAACAGAACTAAATCAA GCAATGGGAAGAAATCAAGTGGCTTTAATTGGTGACTCTTTACAATCAGACAATTCCGAGAGACTTCCAGATTTGTCTGTTATCAGAAAAAAATACGCCACGAAATTTGAGCAG GAGCAACGAGGTCGAGATGCCCATAAGATAGTCAAAGAACTTTCTGTTACAAGGAGTTCAGCTGTAGAAGAGCAGCATTCACAAGCCAGAAAG AGAAGTAGCGACAGAAATTGTATGTCAAAACGATTAAGCGAGGAAGCAGAAAGATATTTCGAGGGCTTCACTTCTAATGTCGATACAGACATATCTTCGCTGGATGGAGAACAAAGCGACGGAAGTTCGACTTTAGGAGGGAAGGACAGAGGCACTGCAATAAATAGGAATGGACCTTACAGTACCGTATCATCTATTTCTAGTCCTATTATAATTGATGATGTTAGTTTGCCTTGGTTGCTGTGGGAAACCAGTCACGATGCTTCTCTTACAGGCAAGAACAAGGCACAGACTCCTGTTACTCCAAAAATTCTGAATTTGGATTCAGAAAAG GACGTTGTCTCAAATGATACAGGTAGTCATTCTGCTAGCAGTCAAGGAAGCTGGAGCCCAGGTCGTCTTTCCGGTAGCCTGACGAATAAAAGAGGCGACAAAGGCAAAACTAGAAAAGTCGGTGACACGCCCTTTGATATGACGGAGTATCATAAACTTCCCAATAATGAAGAAGTTCTGTTTGAAATGTATAGGCAGCAAAATAGAATCAACTCTGGTTGTCTATTTATTTGTTCTACTCAACTTCTGTAA
- the LOC140820800 gene encoding uncharacterized protein isoform X3, whose protein sequence is MATSAFKSTTKRTPIRGSSSSEDSSCASRSLRRSRSLSQFSRPVHPECDTEQPVLDYNKTGPRGKFVNTVRGSATFPEISLDDLALEFFGSRTENERDGGVVRERKEREGRSVGRWASDTVSSRRRGRSVSRSRWDSISNSSAFEGNKVVSSSDAGSRRRRSLSVARHQISDSETEVDYTPSSRKHSNMKAPADGNNQMHLSSSNRRLGRSRSHKDLSLSHDGYSICQSQSSVLTDDESKDTHFGRNRTEKIIRAVYAQKKAEHPTKDVPNGLYEAMRKELRHAVQEIRTELNQAMGRNQVALIGDSLQSDNSERLPDLSVIRKKYATKFEQNSSPEILFEEQRGRDAHKIVKELSVTRSSAVEEQHSQARKRSSDRNCMSKRLSEEAERYFEGFTSNVDTDISSLDGEQSDGSSTLGGKDRGTAINRNGPYSTVSSISSPIIIDDVSLPWLLWETSHDASLTGKNKAQTPVTPKILNLDSEKDVVSNDTGSHSASSQGSWSPGRLSGSLTNKRGDKGKTRKVGDTPFDMTEYHKLPNNEEVLFEMYRQQNRINSGCLFICSTQLL, encoded by the exons ATGGCGACTTCGGCGTTCAAATCAACGACCAAGAGAACCCCAATAAGAGGTAGCTCCAGCTCCGAAGACTCCAGCTGCGCTAGCCGCTCTCTCCGCCGTTCCCGGAGTCTCAGCCAATTTTCCCGGCCGGTCCATCCGGAGTGTGATACTGAACAGCCCGTGCTTGATTATAACAAGACCGGGCCGAGGGGGAAGTTCGTCAACACTGTGAGGGGATCGGCGACGTTCCCGGAGATCAGCTTAGATGATCTCGCGCTTGAGTTCTTCGGTTCGAGGACTGAAAATGAGAGAGATGGAGGGGTGGTGAGGGAGAGAAAGGAGAGGGAGGGCCGTTCAGTTGGACGATGGGCGAGTGATACGGTGTCATCCAGAAGAAGGGGGCGTTCGGTATCCAGGAGCCGTTGGGATAGTATTTCGAATAGCTCTGCTTTCGAGGGGAACAAAGTTGTTTCTTCCTCCGATGCTGGTTCGCGTCGTCGGAGGTCTTTGTCTGTGGCTCGCCATCAGATTAGCGATTCAGAG ACTGAGGTTGATTATACTCCGAGTTCAAGAAAACATTCTAATATGAAGGCTCCAGCTGATGGGAACAACCAAATGCATTTAAGTTCAAGCAACAGGCGACTTGGAAGATCTCGGAGCCACAAAGATCTTTCTCTATCACACGATGGTTACTCT ATCTGTCAGAGTCAATCTTCTGTCCTCACTGATGATGAATCAAAAGACACTCATTTTGGGAGAAACAGAACTGAGAAGATAATCCGTGCAGTTTATGCTCAGAAGAAG GCTGAGCACCCTACAAAGGATGTTCCAAATGGACTATATGAGGCAATGCGAAAAGAACTTAGACATGCTGTTCAAGAAATCCGAACAGAACTAAATCAA GCAATGGGAAGAAATCAAGTGGCTTTAATTGGTGACTCTTTACAATCAGACAATTCCGAGAGACTTCCAGATTTGTCTGTTATCAGAAAAAAATACGCCACGAAATTTGAGCAG AATTCTTCGCCTGAAATCTTGTTTGAGGAGCAACGAGGTCGAGATGCCCATAAGATAGTCAAAGAACTTTCTGTTACAAGGAGTTCAGCTGTAGAAGAGCAGCATTCACAAGCCAGAAAG AGAAGTAGCGACAGAAATTGTATGTCAAAACGATTAAGCGAGGAAGCAGAAAGATATTTCGAGGGCTTCACTTCTAATGTCGATACAGACATATCTTCGCTGGATGGAGAACAAAGCGACGGAAGTTCGACTTTAGGAGGGAAGGACAGAGGCACTGCAATAAATAGGAATGGACCTTACAGTACCGTATCATCTATTTCTAGTCCTATTATAATTGATGATGTTAGTTTGCCTTGGTTGCTGTGGGAAACCAGTCACGATGCTTCTCTTACAGGCAAGAACAAGGCACAGACTCCTGTTACTCCAAAAATTCTGAATTTGGATTCAGAAAAG GACGTTGTCTCAAATGATACAGGTAGTCATTCTGCTAGCAGTCAAGGAAGCTGGAGCCCAGGTCGTCTTTCCGGTAGCCTGACGAATAAAAGAGGCGACAAAGGCAAAACTAGAAAAGTCGGTGACACGCCCTTTGATATGACGGAGTATCATAAACTTCCCAATAATGAAGAAGTTCTGTTTGAAATGTATAGGCAGCAAAATAGAATCAACTCTGGTTGTCTATTTATTTGTTCTACTCAACTTCTGTAA
- the LOC140820800 gene encoding uncharacterized protein isoform X1 yields the protein MATSAFKSTTKRTPIRGSSSSEDSSCASRSLRRSRSLSQFSRPVHPECDTEQPVLDYNKTGPRGKFVNTVRGSATFPEISLDDLALEFFGSRTENERDGGVVRERKEREGRSVGRWASDTVSSRRRGRSVSRSRWDSISNSSAFEGNKVVSSSDAGSRRRRSLSVARHQISDSETEVDYTPSSRKHSNMKAPADGNNQMHLSSSNRRLGRSRSHKDLSLSHDGYSICQSQSSVLTDDESKDTHFGRNRTEKIIRAVYAQKKAEHPTKDVPNGLYEAMRKELRHAVQEIRTELNQAMGRNQVALIGDSLQSDNSERLPDLSVIRKKYATKFEQLEKRKQNSSPEILFEEQRGRDAHKIVKELSVTRSSAVEEQHSQARKRSSDRNCMSKRLSEEAERYFEGFTSNVDTDISSLDGEQSDGSSTLGGKDRGTAINRNGPYSTVSSISSPIIIDDVSLPWLLWETSHDASLTGKNKAQTPVTPKILNLDSEKDVVSNDTGSHSASSQGSWSPGRLSGSLTNKRGDKGKTRKVGDTPFDMTEYHKLPNNEEVLFEMYRQQNRINSGCLFICSTQLL from the exons ATGGCGACTTCGGCGTTCAAATCAACGACCAAGAGAACCCCAATAAGAGGTAGCTCCAGCTCCGAAGACTCCAGCTGCGCTAGCCGCTCTCTCCGCCGTTCCCGGAGTCTCAGCCAATTTTCCCGGCCGGTCCATCCGGAGTGTGATACTGAACAGCCCGTGCTTGATTATAACAAGACCGGGCCGAGGGGGAAGTTCGTCAACACTGTGAGGGGATCGGCGACGTTCCCGGAGATCAGCTTAGATGATCTCGCGCTTGAGTTCTTCGGTTCGAGGACTGAAAATGAGAGAGATGGAGGGGTGGTGAGGGAGAGAAAGGAGAGGGAGGGCCGTTCAGTTGGACGATGGGCGAGTGATACGGTGTCATCCAGAAGAAGGGGGCGTTCGGTATCCAGGAGCCGTTGGGATAGTATTTCGAATAGCTCTGCTTTCGAGGGGAACAAAGTTGTTTCTTCCTCCGATGCTGGTTCGCGTCGTCGGAGGTCTTTGTCTGTGGCTCGCCATCAGATTAGCGATTCAGAG ACTGAGGTTGATTATACTCCGAGTTCAAGAAAACATTCTAATATGAAGGCTCCAGCTGATGGGAACAACCAAATGCATTTAAGTTCAAGCAACAGGCGACTTGGAAGATCTCGGAGCCACAAAGATCTTTCTCTATCACACGATGGTTACTCT ATCTGTCAGAGTCAATCTTCTGTCCTCACTGATGATGAATCAAAAGACACTCATTTTGGGAGAAACAGAACTGAGAAGATAATCCGTGCAGTTTATGCTCAGAAGAAG GCTGAGCACCCTACAAAGGATGTTCCAAATGGACTATATGAGGCAATGCGAAAAGAACTTAGACATGCTGTTCAAGAAATCCGAACAGAACTAAATCAA GCAATGGGAAGAAATCAAGTGGCTTTAATTGGTGACTCTTTACAATCAGACAATTCCGAGAGACTTCCAGATTTGTCTGTTATCAGAAAAAAATACGCCACGAAATTTGAGCAG TTGGAAAAACGTAAACAGAATTCTTCGCCTGAAATCTTGTTTGAGGAGCAACGAGGTCGAGATGCCCATAAGATAGTCAAAGAACTTTCTGTTACAAGGAGTTCAGCTGTAGAAGAGCAGCATTCACAAGCCAGAAAG AGAAGTAGCGACAGAAATTGTATGTCAAAACGATTAAGCGAGGAAGCAGAAAGATATTTCGAGGGCTTCACTTCTAATGTCGATACAGACATATCTTCGCTGGATGGAGAACAAAGCGACGGAAGTTCGACTTTAGGAGGGAAGGACAGAGGCACTGCAATAAATAGGAATGGACCTTACAGTACCGTATCATCTATTTCTAGTCCTATTATAATTGATGATGTTAGTTTGCCTTGGTTGCTGTGGGAAACCAGTCACGATGCTTCTCTTACAGGCAAGAACAAGGCACAGACTCCTGTTACTCCAAAAATTCTGAATTTGGATTCAGAAAAG GACGTTGTCTCAAATGATACAGGTAGTCATTCTGCTAGCAGTCAAGGAAGCTGGAGCCCAGGTCGTCTTTCCGGTAGCCTGACGAATAAAAGAGGCGACAAAGGCAAAACTAGAAAAGTCGGTGACACGCCCTTTGATATGACGGAGTATCATAAACTTCCCAATAATGAAGAAGTTCTGTTTGAAATGTATAGGCAGCAAAATAGAATCAACTCTGGTTGTCTATTTATTTGTTCTACTCAACTTCTGTAA